GATCGCTAGATGCACCCCTGCGCCAAATTGCAGACAACGCTGGTGTTGAAGGTTCTGTGATCGTTGAAAAAGTCCGTACTACAGAATTCAACGTCGGCTACAATGCTGCGACTGGTGGGTTTCAAGACATGATCGCCGCAGGTATTCTTGACCCTGCCAAAGTGGTACGTTCTGCCTTGCAAAATGCTGCTTCTATTGCTTCTATGGTCTTAACTACCGAAGCTGTAGTTGCCGAAAAACCTGAGAAAAAACCCGCCGGTGGTGCTCCCGATATGGGTGGTATGGGCGGTATGGGTGGTATGGGTGGCATGGGCGGTATGGGTGGCATGGGTATGATGTAGCCTCATACTGTCTGTATTTAAATATTTGTCAGCAGTTTGTCTTGCTAAGGCAAACTGTTTTTTTATCCAACTATTAACCGTTGACTATTGACTATTGACTATTGACTATTAACACTAAATTGGCACGTGGGAGTCTTTCAAAATTCTGGAATAACCTATTAATTAATGGTTTTAATCCAAAATCCAAAATCCAAAATTGGTATAACCTATTAAGTAAAAGAACATGGCTAAAAAAAATCATCGCCCTGTTTCGACAGTAAATGAACCAAAGAACGAAGATTTTTATCATCAACCTGGAACTATACCAGGAACAATTATTGTTGATGCAAACGCACCACCACCAAAGATAGTATTAATTGACTATAGTCCAACCGAAGCTATTAGTAAAGAAGTAGAAACACCAGAAGAGTGCATTCCTTACCTAGATACTGAATCAGTAACTTGGGTAGATGTACGTGGTTTAGGTAGTGAAGATATTTTACAGAGATTAGGGCAGGTTTTTGAGTTACATCCTTTAGTTTTAGAAGATATTGTGAATGTGCCAGAACGCCCAAAAGTAGAAGATTATGAAGATCAATTAGTGATTATTGCGCGCATGGTCATGCCTAAGAAAAAATCTCATGGTTTTCATAGTGAACAAGTCAGCTTTGTATTAGGAAAACATTACTTGTTGACAGTGCAAGAAGAACCAAAAAGAGATTGTTTTGAACCAGTGCGATCGCGCATCTTCAAAAATAAAGGTATTATTTGCAAAAATGGCCCAGATTATCTAGCCTATGCTCTGATAGATGCAATTATTGATGGCTTTTTTCCGGTATTGGAAAAGTATGGTGAACGCATTGAAGATTTAGAGGATGAAGTCATCTCTCAACCGACACCTAAAACCTTAAAGAAAATTTATAAAGTTAAACGAGAATTACTACAACTGCGTCGTGCAATTTGGCCACAACGCAACTTACTTCATACTTTAATTCAAGACGACAATGAAATGATTAGAAATGAAGTACGAGTTTATTTGCGAGACTGTTATGACCATGCAGTGCAGGTCATAGATATGGTAGAAACCTATCGGGAACTTGCATCAGGTTTAATGGATGTTTATCTTTCGGCGGTCAGCAATAGAATGAATGAAATTATGAAATTGCTAACCGTGATTTCAGCAATTTTTATTCCTCTAACTTTTATTGCTGGCGTCTATGGCATGAACTTTAATACAGAAAAATCACCATATAATATGCCTGAATTGAACTGGTATTGGGGATACCCAGCTTGTTTAGCAGTGATGGCAATCATAGCAGTTGTCTTACTATATATTTTTTGGCGCAAGGGATGGCTAGAAAATAGTTCGAGGTTAAACCGTTAAATCAGTGAACAGTTAACAGTTATCAGTAAACTACTATAGAACTGATAATTGTTTAGGAAATTATCGCCAATGAAAATGCTTACAGGAGCTTATATACATGGTAGCCAGAAATGAGAGTAATTTAATTTTTTTGACGCTATATATTATCGGCGTCACGTATACCTTTACGAAAATGATTGAGTCTATCGACGACAAAATTAAGTTTATTTACGAAAAGCAATTTGTCGATGACCAACTCAAAGACAAAGACCTCCAAAATGATATCGGTATCTCTTTTAGGCTCAGCCCCTCATATTTTATTGATGAATTGAAAGAATTGTCTGTAAGTATTGAAAATAAATCCCAAAATCTTGCCTTATATGTAGATTGGGATAATTGCTCTTTAGTAGTTGAGTATAACAAGCAATCACGACGAGTAATTCGCAAATCACCAGATGTCACACGTGACCTTGGTGTACCACAAAGTCCTAGCTTAATCGCCCCTACCAAAACTCTCTCAGCAGCAGTGACTGCTGAAGATGTTTTTAAATTGGATGAGTTAACAAAAACATACCAAGTCAATACTCCTTTGATTAATATTAGTGCGCTAGAAAAAAGCCCTCTGAAAGCGCAAAGGTTATTATTTCAAGATTTTATAGAGAGAAAAAAAGAATTAAAATTTTCTTTGCAGCTAGTATTGAGAATCTCCGAATTGCGAGTTGGTCTAGCTCCAGGTGAGAATAAACCTCCCATGTGTATTATCGATTGTCCCTTCACAATCAAAAAACTACCTTGGTATTACGCTATGCCTTGGAATAGAAGGCGGTAAAAGATCATTCAGGACTACACTAGTATTGGTGGAGAGTAGGCGTAGGCGGTTGCAGACTAGCTAATTTGTGGTTAGTTTGAGGAAAGTCCGGGCTCCCGAAAGACCAAACTTGCTGGGTAACGCCCAGTGCGAGCGATCGCGAGGATAGTGCCACAGAAAGATACCGCCAAGAATGGGTAATGGGTAAAGGGTAATGGGTAATGGGAAAAAACCAATTACCAATTACCAATCACCAATTACCAATCTTTGGTAAGGGTGCAAAGGTGCGGTAAGAGCGCACCAGCAACATCGAGAGGTGTTGGCTCGGTAAACCCCGGTTGGGAGCAAGGCGAACGGAACTATGGTTGGTCTTTTACCAGTTCCGGAATTAGAGCCGCTAGAGACGTCTGGTAACAGCCGTCCCAGATAGATAACCGCCCTCTTGAATTAAGAGAACAGAACCCGGCTTACTACCAACTCTCTACTTTAAGATGGGATGATAGCAACTATAAGCTACATTCCATTCTTTTTTTGTACAATTTTGTAGGATAGTTAATGTAAACAATCTATAAACAGTTAGGGCGTTAATTTTACTGTTTCTCAAGTTTATCTAATGCTTCCTGAATCGCTTGCCTCATAAACTCAGCGGAGTTCGGCAAGCTTTTTACTTTGTTAAACATTGTTTCCGTCACTTTAACCGCAAGCATTTTATTTAATGGTTCATCCCCTTTAGGAGTGAAACCATAATTTTTTAAATCAGGATTACCGCCTTTACGTGCCATTAATATAACTACATAATTATTGACTTATTAGCTGGTTAACCAATATATAAAATAATTGTGGACTATTCGGCTGATAACTTAGTAGTCCCCAAATCTGTCAACATAAATCAACAGCCAATCATTATGTTATCAAGGGGCAATTTGTATTTTATATCTGGATACTCAAAAAGCTATATGTTTTAAAGACCGTATAAACTAAAGTTGTATGTTATTTGTACTAGTTTTTTTGTAATATACATGTAACTTTACTATTACATTCAGTGTTCTTTGTACGTTATTTATATAAAAAACAGGTATATTACTTAAAAACACCTATTGATAAAAGTTTCAAGGGTTATCAAACCTAATCCGTTTTGAAAAGCTTTGAGGTTCCCTTCGGGACGCTGCGCCTTTTCGCAAAATCTAAAATCCAAAATCTAAAATCGGATGACCCTCGCTTATCCACGCCGACAACGACAACTTGAAAGTCTAGTCAGAAAATTAGGTTTAGCAGTAGAAGCACCAATTAAATGGCAACTGCTGGACTTAGCACTGACTCATCCAACCGTATCTGAGTCAGCAAACTATGAACATCTGGAATTTGTTGGTGATGCTGTGGTGCGGTTGGTGGCAGCAATTGTGTTGTGGGAAAACTATCCAAATTGTCCGGTGGGAGATTTTGCGGCAATTCGTTCGGTATTAGTAAGCGATCGCATTTTGGCTCAACTAGCACGCTCTTACGGTTTTGAACTATATTTACTTGTGGCTGGCAGTGCTACTGCTGACAAAGCTGGTCAACAGTCAAGATTAGCAGATGCTTTTGAAGCAGTTTTAGGAGCGCTTTATCTCAGCACTAACAATCTAGATTTGATTCGTCCTTGGTTAGACTCTCACTTCAAAGAACTAGCAGCAGAAATTCGCCTCGATCCAGCCAGATTAAATTACAAAGCTGCTCTCCAAGAATGGACTCAAGCCCAGTTTAAGGTCTTACCAGAATATCGAGTTGTAGAAATAAGTCAGCCTCATAATAATCAAGAGCGTTTCATTGCCCAAGTGTGGCTGCACGGACAAAAACTTGGTGAAGGCAAGGGCCGTTCCATTAAAGCTGCCGAACAAGCAGCAGCAAAAATTGCTTTTTTAACCTTAAGTACCCAGGAAAACCACTGAGTTAATTCCAAGCAAAATTCCAAATTCCAGGGTTTTTCACAATTGACGATAGTTATATAGACTACACACGATTGAGTAGAGGCGCGATCTTCTTCGTTCTTAAGAAACAAGGCGAATCCGTCAAATCCTCTTTCCTTCTACCCTCTGCCTTGTTTCTTGAAAGTTCGCGTCTCTACTCTTGACTTTTGACACTTGACTAATGACTAATCAAATTAAAATCGCTGTTGTTGGAGTAGGACGTTGGGGCGTGCATTTGCTGCGAAATTTTCTAGAACATCCCCAGGTTAGGGTTGCAGCAGTGGTAGACCCCAATTCAGAGCGTTTGGCAACGGTACAACGTCAATATTTTTTAAGTAAAACAACAGAAGAAAATGTATTATTAATCACCGAATGGCAAAAAATTAAGCAAATAACAGATTTAGATGCAGTTGTAATAGCTACTCCTGCTAGCACACATTATTCCCTAATTACTGACGCTTTAGATTGGGGATACCATGTTTTAGCAGAGAAACCTTTAACTTTAAACCTAAGGGAATGTCATGAACTCTGTCAGCTAGCCCAAAAACGGCAACGGCAACTCATGGTTGACCACACCTATCTATTTCATCCAGCAGTGGAAAGAGGGCAAGTTGTTGTTCAGGAAGGAGAATTAGGGGATTTGCGCTATGGCTATGCTTGCCGTACCCACTTGGGGCCAGTCCGTCAAGATGTTGATGCCCTATGGGACTTAGCAATTCACGATATTGCTATATTCAATACTTGGTTAGGTCAACAACCAGTGAGTGTCCAAGCATTAGGTAAAGTGTGGCTACAGAGGGGACATGGGGGACAAAGAGGTGATCTTTGTTCCTTGTCTTCCCCCTCTTCCTTGTCTTCCCCATCACCCCTACCCTACGGGAAGCCGAGTAAAGCGCGTCTACACCCCATCACCCCATCAGGTTTAGCAGACTTAGTTTGGGTGACACTAACCTATCCTAATGGTTTTCAAGCTTACATTCATTTATGTTGGCTCAATTCTGATAAGCAGCGACGTTTAGTAGTTGTAGGTAGTCGGGGGAGTTTAATTTTTGATGAAATGTCAGCTGCATCACCTTTAACCCTGCTACATGGCGAACTAGAAATGCAAAGCAATCATTTTATTCCTGTCAATCAAAGCCAACAAGTGCTGCAAATCGAAAAAAATGAACCATTAAAACGAGTATGCGATCGCTTTATTCATTGCGTCCACAACAATACTCCTTGCGTGGTTTCATCTGGTTGGGTAGGAACGCAGTTAGTCAATATTCTCGCTGCCTTAACAGAATCACTTAACCAGGATGGCAAACTTATTGTACTGAACACAAATCAGGACTGAGTTCTGGTTTTTGGCTAAGAGAGTTTAATTGTTCTACTCTCCTCATACCAAGTTGCGATCAAGCGTAACACTTTGGGCAATGGGGTGATGGGGTGAAATTCTCTCCCCATCGGGAAACTCCCCATCTTCCGATACCTCAGTTACTATTTTTGAATGCAACTTGGTATCATCTTCTCTGTCCTCCTGGTGGGTATCTATCAAAGGTAAAATAATGCTCACTGTTGTACCCTGATTGATACCTCTACTTTCGAGGGTGATCCTACCTCCCATCAGTTCAATTAAGTTGCGTGAAATAGCTAGTCCCAGTCCTGTACCGCCAAATTTGCGTGTAGTACCATCATCTACCATAACAAACGGGCGAAATAGCTTTTGTTGCTGGGCGGGATCAATGCCCACACCTGTATCTTGAACAGTAACAATCACCTGGGATTTACCATCAATTTGTTGAATTTCTGTTGTGATTGTGATGCTGCCCTCATCAGTGAATTTAGTAGCATTACCGATAATATTAATTATTACCTGCTTCAGTTTGGCTGAATCAGCATTCACCAAGATCAACTCGCTCATCTGTTGAGGAATATTTAACTGTAAGCCTTTTTGTTGAATATTCACAGATTGCAAATTGATGACCTCTTTAAGTAATTTTTGCAGGTCAATTGGTTCTAAAGATACAGAGAGTTTACCAGCTTCTATTTTGGAAATATCAAGCAATTCATTAATAATACCTAGTAAGTGAATTGCTGTGTCATCAGCACGCTTGAGGAATTCGAGTTCTTCTTCTCGGTCATCACACAAGTCATCTCGAACTAAGCGAATACAATTAATAATAATGTGTAATGGATTTCTCAATTCATGAGAAGTTGCCGCCAGAAACTGACTTTTACTCTGGTTAGCGGTTTTTGCTTCTTTCCAAGCTATTTCTACTTCTTCTGCCCAAGCTTTGAGACGTTCTAGCATCTGATCCAGGGCTTGGGCCAGTTGATTGAACTCTCGGATTTTTAAGTTGCGCGGCACTGGTGCTGTAGTGTGGTGACTGTGGAGATTAAGAGCATAGTCGCGCAATTCTTCCACAGGAAGAGCCAAGCAACGAGCTAGATATAAAGCTGCCAAAACGCTAGCACCAATTAAGCCTACTGTCAAAACAATCAAAATTAGTTTGATTTGTCCTAAATCATATAAAGCATTGTCCAGGCTAGTAACTGCTAAAATCACCCACTTTTGCTGTTTTCCTTGGATGATTGGACTATCAATCGCAGTGTAACCAGCGAGTAATTCTTCTCCTTCTTTATCAAAGAATAAATGCAGAGTATCTTGCTTACCAGCAATGGCATTTTTCACAATCATTTGTAGACGTGAAGCATCTATATGCTGGGCAATATTAGTACCAATTCGACTAGCGATTGGATGTGCTAAAATTATTCCATTTTCGGCAATAACTACTGTTGAACCTGTCAGTAAGCCAGGTTTATTTTTGATTTTTTCACGTAGAACTGTTGATTTGAAGACTAAATTGTAGCGCCATTGACCAGCAATATCATAAACGGGTGCTGATAGTAGTAACTTTAGTTTACTTTGTTCATCTTTATTTCCGGTAGTGTTTAATTGTGGTGGTAATAACTTCACTTCTAATTCGTGATCAGAAAAAGAAGAATTGGATTGAATAATTGGCTCTTTGCCGCACGTACTAGCACTAATTGTATCGCTATTAGAATCTACTAACTGTATGCATTCAATTTGCCGTGGTTGCTGTTGTGCTAGCTGATTTAAAAACTCTTCTATTTTGGGAAGTGTACCTGATTGAATTACCTGGGTTTTAGTAGCACTGAGTAAATTTGCTTTTAAAGCAGCGAATGTATCTGCAATCTTTTCTCCCTTGAGAACGGCACTTGCTGTTAAATTTTGACGGGCAGTTTCTAGCAGGCTATAACGTGCTTTTTGATAAGCGACTATTTCACCTATCAATAACACTGGAACAGACAGGAGCAAAATCTTTGATACTAAAATCCTTCTAAAGGAGGATTGACGCTGCTTAGCCATCGGCACTCTCACTTGGCATTTGCAAACCACAACAGCAACCAAATGCAATTAGATTAACTAATATTATTAAGCAATGAATATTGGTTGTTGCCAAAAATTTTAAACCATCATTTGGCTGGATAGCAAAAAAATATATTTTACACAAACACTGAAAACAACTAGTTGTGATTGCAACTTTAATTTGATGCAAATAAAGTAGTGAAATTAGTTGTAAACAGGAATGTATCAGTATCATTATTTTTGAGAATCTAAAGTCAAAAATATTAGAGAAAAAATATACAAAAAAATTAATGATAAAATATCGTCCTTATACTACGGTAGTTTTAGCCATGAGTGCAGATGGCAAGATAGCTGATGTTATGCGATCGCCTGCTCGCTTTGGCTCCAATAGCGATAAAGCACATTTAGAAAGCAAAATCGCTGCTGCAGATGCAGTCTTATTTGGTGCTGATACTCTCCGCGCTTACGGCGCAACACTGACAGTAACGAATCCACAACTGTTGCAAAATCGAACACAAGGGGGTAAACCCCTTCAACCAGTACACATAGTAATTACACACACTGCCAACCTAAATCCGGAAATTCGTTTTTTTCAGCAGTCGGTGAAACGTTGGTTGCTTACTACAACCACGGGGGCGGTTTTTTGGCATCAACGACCTGAATTTGAGCAGATTTTGGTATTTGAAACAGAAGAGGGAAAAATTGACATTGCAGCAGCCCTAGAGCATCTAACAAAATTAGGTGTAGCACGATTAGCAATACTAGGTGGTGGTGAATTAGTCGCCTCTAT
Above is a genomic segment from Fischerella sp. JS2 containing:
- the corA gene encoding magnesium/cobalt transporter CorA, yielding MAKKNHRPVSTVNEPKNEDFYHQPGTIPGTIIVDANAPPPKIVLIDYSPTEAISKEVETPEECIPYLDTESVTWVDVRGLGSEDILQRLGQVFELHPLVLEDIVNVPERPKVEDYEDQLVIIARMVMPKKKSHGFHSEQVSFVLGKHYLLTVQEEPKRDCFEPVRSRIFKNKGIICKNGPDYLAYALIDAIIDGFFPVLEKYGERIEDLEDEVISQPTPKTLKKIYKVKRELLQLRRAIWPQRNLLHTLIQDDNEMIRNEVRVYLRDCYDHAVQVIDMVETYRELASGLMDVYLSAVSNRMNEIMKLLTVISAIFIPLTFIAGVYGMNFNTEKSPYNMPELNWYWGYPACLAVMAIIAVVLLYIFWRKGWLENSSRLNR
- the rnc gene encoding ribonuclease III codes for the protein MTLAYPRRQRQLESLVRKLGLAVEAPIKWQLLDLALTHPTVSESANYEHLEFVGDAVVRLVAAIVLWENYPNCPVGDFAAIRSVLVSDRILAQLARSYGFELYLLVAGSATADKAGQQSRLADAFEAVLGALYLSTNNLDLIRPWLDSHFKELAAEIRLDPARLNYKAALQEWTQAQFKVLPEYRVVEISQPHNNQERFIAQVWLHGQKLGEGKGRSIKAAEQAAAKIAFLTLSTQENH
- a CDS encoding Gfo/Idh/MocA family oxidoreductase; this translates as MTNQIKIAVVGVGRWGVHLLRNFLEHPQVRVAAVVDPNSERLATVQRQYFLSKTTEENVLLITEWQKIKQITDLDAVVIATPASTHYSLITDALDWGYHVLAEKPLTLNLRECHELCQLAQKRQRQLMVDHTYLFHPAVERGQVVVQEGELGDLRYGYACRTHLGPVRQDVDALWDLAIHDIAIFNTWLGQQPVSVQALGKVWLQRGHGGQRGDLCSLSSPSSLSSPSPLPYGKPSKARLHPITPSGLADLVWVTLTYPNGFQAYIHLCWLNSDKQRRLVVVGSRGSLIFDEMSAASPLTLLHGELEMQSNHFIPVNQSQQVLQIEKNEPLKRVCDRFIHCVHNNTPCVVSSGWVGTQLVNILAALTESLNQDGKLIVLNTNQD
- a CDS encoding sensor histidine kinase; this translates as MAKQRQSSFRRILVSKILLLSVPVLLIGEIVAYQKARYSLLETARQNLTASAVLKGEKIADTFAALKANLLSATKTQVIQSGTLPKIEEFLNQLAQQQPRQIECIQLVDSNSDTISASTCGKEPIIQSNSSFSDHELEVKLLPPQLNTTGNKDEQSKLKLLLSAPVYDIAGQWRYNLVFKSTVLREKIKNKPGLLTGSTVVIAENGIILAHPIASRIGTNIAQHIDASRLQMIVKNAIAGKQDTLHLFFDKEGEELLAGYTAIDSPIIQGKQQKWVILAVTSLDNALYDLGQIKLILIVLTVGLIGASVLAALYLARCLALPVEELRDYALNLHSHHTTAPVPRNLKIREFNQLAQALDQMLERLKAWAEEVEIAWKEAKTANQSKSQFLAATSHELRNPLHIIINCIRLVRDDLCDDREEELEFLKRADDTAIHLLGIINELLDISKIEAGKLSVSLEPIDLQKLLKEVINLQSVNIQQKGLQLNIPQQMSELILVNADSAKLKQVIINIIGNATKFTDEGSITITTEIQQIDGKSQVIVTVQDTGVGIDPAQQQKLFRPFVMVDDGTTRKFGGTGLGLAISRNLIELMGGRITLESRGINQGTTVSIILPLIDTHQEDREDDTKLHSKIVTEVSEDGEFPDGERISPHHPIAQSVTLDRNLV
- a CDS encoding RibD family protein yields the protein MIKYRPYTTVVLAMSADGKIADVMRSPARFGSNSDKAHLESKIAAADAVLFGADTLRAYGATLTVTNPQLLQNRTQGGKPLQPVHIVITHTANLNPEIRFFQQSVKRWLLTTTTGAVFWHQRPEFEQILVFETEEGKIDIAAALEHLTKLGVARLAILGGGELVASMLELDLIDELWLTICPLILGGTAAPTPVGGKGFLPKLAPQLQLLEVNTVGQEVFLHYQIVR